The Lycium barbarum isolate Lr01 chromosome 12, ASM1917538v2, whole genome shotgun sequence genome includes a region encoding these proteins:
- the LOC132622935 gene encoding serine/threonine receptor-like kinase NFP has protein sequence MGVPLVSLFYNFFVFFILSSSNVTAQTSSTDTDFSCSLNSSLSCDTYVTYRARPPNYFDVGSISDLLEVSRLSIAKATGLASEDTELFPDQLLLVPIKCYCNGSHYFSNVTYQMKKGDSFYSVSIGAFENLTNYHVVQDMNPTLDPTNLTVGADAVFPLFCNCPAHSDLEKGLQYLVTYVWQPWDDILPVSNMFGASAADILAANSFRNFTDAICRPVLIPVRLPIIMQSYPSSTSSRKSKRRWILIPVLSIMGLLVVFSFCLMVYMRLLEEKRRANLARNSSTLETSDLFHTKKASKDEILDHKNIQDKLLPGVSGYIGKPIIYDLKIIMEATMNFSERYRIGGSVYRATINDQVIAVKKTKQASEELTILQKLNHANLVKLMGVSSDNHGNFFLVYEYAENGSLDQWLFPRPSSMSSASDSVVSLGWSQRLHIALDVANALQYMHEHTQPSIVHGHILTCSILLDSRFKAKIASFSTATHATNSMMLKADVFAFGLVLLELLSGKKAMEVEVMGILEVEDNREEKFRRWMDPKLSFYPVDDALNLAALATACTSEKSAERPRMTDIVFNLCFLTQSSFEMYGRSWTSGEPEEIVQIVSPLIAR, from the coding sequence ATGGGAGTTCCTCTTGTCTCCTTGTTTTACAACTTTTTCGTCTTTTTCATCCTTTCATCTTCCAATGTAACTGCTCAAACATCTAGCACAGACACAGACTTTTCGTGCTCATTAAACTCTTCCCTGTCTTGTGATACTTATGTCACATACCGTGCCCGTCCACCAAATTATTTTGATGTGGGAAGTATCTCTGATCTTCTTGAAGTCAGTCGTTTGAGTATAGCTAAGGCCACAGGTCTAGCCTCAGAGGACACCGAGCTATTCCCTGACCAGCTTTTGCTCGTACCCATTAAGTGCTACTGCAATGGTTCTCATTATTTCTCCAATGTCACCTATCAGATGAAGAAAGGTGACAGCTTTTATTCAGTTTCAATAGGAGCTTTTGAGAACCTTACTAATTATCATGTTGTGCAAGATATGAATCCAACACTAGATCCAACCAACTTGACAGTTGGTGCAGATGCCGTTTTTCCTTTGTTCTGTAATTGCCCCGCGCATTCTGATCTTGAAAAGGGACTTCAGTACCTTGTCACTTATGTGTGGCAGCCTTGGGATGATATATTGCCTGTAAGCAATATGTTTGGAGCATCTGCAGCTGACATTCTGGCTGCAAACAGTTTCAGAAATTTCACTGATGCAATATGTCGTCCTGTCTTGATACCGGTAAGACTTCCTATTATTATGCAATCTTACCCCTCTTCTACAAGCAGTAGAAAATCCAAACGTAGATGGATCCTCATTCCTGTTTTAAGTATTATGGGGTTGCTTGTAGTTTTTTCATTTTGCTTGATGGTATACATGCGGCTTCTAGAGGAGAAGAGGAGGGCTAATTTAGCCCGTAACTCTTCTACTCTTGAAACTTCTGATCTTTTTCATACCAAGAAAGCCTCCAAAGATGAAATTTTGGACCATAAGAACATTCAAGATAAGCTTCTTCCTGGAGTTTCTGGCTATATCGGAAAGCCAATAATATATGACCTGAAGATCATCATGGAGGCGACTATGAACTTCAGTGAGAGGTACAGGATAGGAGGATCAGTGTACAGGGCCACGATTAACGACCAAGTTATAGCTGTCAAGAAAACTAAACAAGCATCGGAGGAATTGACGATACTTCAGAAGCTAAATCACGCAAATCTGGTGAAACTAATGGGCGTTTCATCAGACAATCATGGGAATTTCTTTTTGGTTTATGAATATGCTGAAAATGGCTCACTGGATCAGTGGTTGTTTCCCAGACCGTCATCCATGTCTTCTGCCTCTGACTCAGTGGTATCGCTTGGTTGGAGCCAAAGGTTACATATAGCCTTGGATGTTGCAAATGCTCTGCAATACATGCATGAACATACTCAACCTAGTATTGTTCATGGACATATCTTAACGTGTAGCATACTTCTTGATTCAAGGTTTAAAGCCAAAATTGCAAGTTTCTCTACAGCCACACATGCTACCAACTCAATGATGCTGAAAGCCGACGTGTTTGCTTTCGGGCTTGTGCTGTTGGAGTTGCTTTCAGGGAAGAAAGCAATGGAAGTTGAAGTTATGGGAATCTTGGAAGTTGAAGATAACAGAGAGGAGAAGTTTAGAAGGTGGATGGATCCAAAGTTGAGCTTTTACCCTGTTGATGATGCTCTAAACTTGGCTGCCTTAGCAACAGCGTGCACATCGGAGAAATCAGCAGAGAGGCCTAGGATGACAGATATTGTCTTCAACCTCTGTTTTCTTACTCAATCATCTTTTGAAATGTATGGGAGGTCTTGGACTTCAGGTGAACCTGAGGAGATTGTTCAAATTGTTAGCCCACTAATAGCACGTTGA
- the LOC132623601 gene encoding pentatricopeptide repeat-containing protein At5g66631, giving the protein MYFNRFYKINSTFSNLSLHFHRFLGTQNVNNVALYFQRARLIDSIRLALRSNSSNNLIPNLENPSLDSFVVTKALQSAPSPDSALCLIENLKKIPHFSHTHNTLYALAKILAKARENAKLKALINAINSGKFTNVARVSYMDQMRWYGISREFNEVVRVWDEWRTTLKKHPCTESYNIVMGLCVQMGKDSDAVRVFYRLIEEGALPNCRTYTVIIEHLVRTRKLDSAIEIFHMLPNVRIKRTVKQYSVLVEAFSVANRLDVVKSLLDQMRSDGILPVRAMLWSLQQMQNAGYDAETNELLRDMLPDGRIKKIGYSMDSSEDESDDEDEDEEIDCDHNNAVDQPQLKPWLDPAALANALGNWGAEEVSALEDAKLVWTTRLVCKMIRSFKSAETAWQFFCWVACQPGFTHDIYTISRMIARLARHGCVDLVDQLLSKVEREGIQLSFSTIRLIIDFYGISCNGDPALRVFKNVKTICGPIAKSSQLLLYSSLLRTLIKCNMNSEALHILEEMSLLGIVPDLQTYSGLMSHFALHGDIKTVQRLFGMVRQSGIEPDAYMYKVLIHAYCKCGRAALALRVFEDMRNSGLLPDANTKQLLVKSLWKEGKLREAASVEERTEEISDALPLALPGHMFTVSSTDLSRVYTIYSYSFQSTCS; this is encoded by the coding sequence ATGTACTTCAACCGATTCTACAAGATAAACAGCACATTTAGTAATTTATCACTGCATTTTCACCGTTTCTTGGGAACCCAAAATGTGAATAATGTAGCTTTATACTTCCAGAGAGCCAGACTTATTGATTCGATAAGACTCGCTCTGCGGTCTAATTCTTCAAATAATCTGATACCCAATCTTGAAAATCCTTCTTTGGACTCTTTTGTAGTAACTAAAGCACTTCAATCAGCTCCCTCACCTGATTCAGCTCTCTGTTTAATTGAAAATCTAAAAAAGATTCCTCATTTTTCGCATACTCATAATACCCTTTATGCATTAGCCAAGATTCTTGCTAAGGCGCGGGAAAATGCTAAATTAAAAGCCCTTATCAATGCCATTAACTCGGGAAAGTTTACTAATGTTGCGCGTGTTAGTTACATGGATCAGATGAGATGGTATGGTATTAGTAGAGAGTTTAACGAGGTTGTCCGTGTGTGGGACGAGTGGAGGACAACCCTTAAAAAACATCCTTGTACTGAGTCTTATAACATTGTAATGGGGTTATGTGTTCAGATGGGTAAGGATAGTGATGCTGTGAGGGTGTTCTATAGGTTGATTGAAGAAGGGGCACTTCCTAATTGTAGGACATATACTGTTATAATTGAGCATCTTGTTAGGACTAGAAAGTTGGATTCAGCCATTGAGATTTTCCATATGTTGCCTAATGTTAGGATCAAACGTACGGTAAAGCAGTATTCTGTTCTAGTGGAAGCATTCAGTGTTGCCAATCGGTTAGATGTTGTCAAAAGTTTGCTTGATCAGATGAGAAGTGATGGAATATTGCCTGTTCGAGCTATGCTATGGTCATTGCAGCAGATGCAGAATGCTGGTTATGATGCTGAGACAAATGAATTGCTAAGGGACATGTTACCGGATGGGAGGATTAAGAAGATTGGTTACTCTATGGACAGTAGTGAAGACGAGAgtgatgatgaagatgaagatgaagagattGACTGTGACCATAATAATGCTGTGGATCAACCTCAACTGAAGCCGTGGTTGGATCCAGCTGCTTTAGCTAATGCTTTAGGGAACTGGGGCGCTGAGGAGGTGTCAGCACTAGAGGATGCAAAATTAGTTTGGACGACTAGGTTGGTGTGCAAGATGATCAGGAGCTTCAAGTCAGCAGAAACTGCTTGGCAATTCTTCTGCTGGGTTGCTTGTCAGCCAGGATTCACTCATGATATATACACAATTTCAAGAATGATCGCCAGATTAGCTCGCCATGGATGTGTGGATTTAGTTGATCAACTTTTGTCTAAGGTTGAAAGAGAGGGCATTCAATTGTCTTTCAGCACAATCCGGTTAATTATTGATTTTTATGGGATTTCTTGTAATGGTGATCCCGCCCTTAGGGTTTTCAAAAACGTTAAAACGATATGTGGTCCCATAGCTAAAAGCAGTCAATTGCTTCTGTACTCATCTCTTCTAAGGACTTTGATAAAATGTAATATGAATTCGGAAGCCTTACATATTCTCGAAGAGATGAGTTTACTAGGAATTGTTCCAGATTTGCAAACATATTCTGGACTAATGAGCCATTTCGCTCTTCACGGAGATATAAAAACTGTACAGAGGCTTTTCGGGATGGTCAGGCAGAGTGGTATAGAGCCTGATGCTTATATGTATAAAGTTCTCATCCATGCATATTGCAAATGTGGAAGAGCTGCTCTTGCACTAAGGGTTTTTGAAGACATGAGGAACTCTGGGTTGTTGCCTGATGCTAACACCAAACAATTGCTTGTCAAGAGTCTCTGGAAGGAAGGCAAGCTCCGAGAAGCTGCTTCTGTAGAAGAGAGAACTGAGGAAATAAGTGATGCTCTTCCCCTTGCTTTGCCTGGACATATGTTTACAGTTAGCTCTACAGATCTTTCAAGAGTGTATACCATTTATTCTTATAGTTTCCAGTCAACTTGTAGTTGA